The candidate division WOR-3 bacterium genome has a window encoding:
- a CDS encoding polysaccharide biosynthesis tyrosine autokinase: protein MTKEEHGLSYYLDLINRRFGFFLVLFTSSALLVFIASQTVRPLYQSSATILVNRTTSTTGAEFIFNPSAGSFSARPNLANHIEIIKSRTLAQLVLDTLSEAQRTELQRYVTNDPVVELVNSLTVRAVRDADILKLSVNAPTRELARALALAYVDAYQAWTLERNRADIRAVREFVATQLAGISTRLDSAEQALEKYKRTVGSTDLSAQAQALIERQSTVLSLYERTNAELAGLKKELALLPNLDSTAADNRAPGTNLPLLASITAQLTTLETERTGLIIQGYDTLSPRLQELSKRVDELKTRLTALFLNEDPTSIKSLPEVAARRASIATEITRLEAQRNVLKATIAHYDQELNRLPTEERQLARLTRDVEVARQVHSLLELKLEEARIQEAGRLSPVALIDAPGPGRKIRPSPLKNALTALLFSILFALGTTTLVDRLDTLIRHPEDLERRSWTIIGSIPRLNATAPLELPENICEQFRILRTNLQFLGAEKKIQKIVISSPSPSEGKSTVATNLALVLARNGKKTVLIDCDLRKPVIHKHFNLRRKPGITDVVLLGTPLEQALHHSSPDAPAVICAGTTPPSPVDFFTSSAFISFLNRLAETYEYIIIDTPPVLVSADALALAAKSDGILLVTRMNQTDIRALTEARKLINQAQARILGVVANGINLKHRYGYYRYKYRYYHYRYATNPQKAEG from the coding sequence TCCTCGTCAACCGTACCACCAGCACAACCGGTGCCGAGTTCATCTTCAACCCTTCAGCCGGCTCCTTCTCCGCACGCCCCAACCTTGCCAACCACATCGAAATCATCAAAAGCCGTACCCTCGCTCAGCTCGTGCTCGACACGCTGAGTGAAGCCCAGCGCACCGAACTCCAGCGTTATGTCACGAACGACCCGGTGGTCGAACTGGTGAACAGTCTTACGGTACGTGCCGTGCGCGACGCCGATATCCTCAAACTCTCAGTTAATGCCCCAACCCGGGAACTGGCACGGGCACTGGCGCTCGCCTATGTTGACGCCTATCAAGCCTGGACGCTGGAACGCAATCGGGCGGACATCCGTGCGGTTCGGGAGTTTGTTGCCACGCAGTTGGCGGGCATCAGCACCCGTCTTGACTCCGCCGAACAGGCGCTGGAAAAATACAAACGAACTGTTGGTAGCACCGACCTCTCTGCCCAAGCGCAGGCGCTCATTGAACGGCAGAGCACCGTTCTGTCGCTGTACGAACGCACCAACGCTGAACTTGCCGGCTTGAAAAAAGAACTCGCCCTTCTGCCGAATCTTGATTCAACCGCGGCCGACAATCGCGCCCCAGGCACCAATTTGCCATTACTCGCCTCAATCACCGCTCAACTCACCACCCTTGAAACCGAACGCACCGGTCTCATCATCCAGGGATACGACACCCTCAGTCCCCGCCTTCAGGAACTCAGTAAACGGGTTGACGAACTGAAAACCCGGCTCACCGCTCTTTTCCTCAATGAGGACCCAACCTCCATCAAGTCGCTCCCCGAAGTTGCCGCGCGCCGCGCATCCATCGCCACCGAAATCACCCGACTGGAAGCCCAGCGCAATGTCCTAAAAGCGACTATTGCTCACTACGACCAGGAACTTAACCGTCTCCCGACCGAAGAACGGCAACTGGCACGCCTGACCCGTGATGTCGAAGTTGCCCGTCAGGTCCATTCTCTCCTCGAACTGAAACTGGAAGAAGCCCGCATCCAGGAAGCCGGCCGACTTTCACCGGTGGCGCTGATTGACGCCCCGGGTCCAGGACGAAAGATTCGGCCCAGTCCACTAAAAAATGCCCTGACCGCTCTCCTTTTCAGCATCCTCTTCGCCCTTGGCACCACCACCCTTGTTGACCGGCTTGACACCCTGATTCGCCATCCCGAAGACCTCGAACGGCGCTCCTGGACTATCATCGGTTCTATACCCCGGCTCAACGCAACCGCGCCGTTGGAACTACCGGAAAACATCTGCGAACAGTTCCGTATCCTGCGCACCAACCTCCAGTTCCTTGGCGCCGAAAAGAAAATCCAGAAAATTGTCATCAGTTCACCCAGCCCTTCGGAAGGAAAGTCCACCGTCGCCACCAACCTCGCCCTGGTCCTTGCCCGCAACGGCAAAAAAACTGTGCTCATCGACTGCGACCTCCGCAAACCGGTCATCCATAAGCATTTCAATCTGCGGCGTAAACCGGGCATCACCGATGTTGTCCTTCTTGGCACACCGCTGGAACAAGCGCTGCACCATTCTTCGCCCGATGCCCCTGCGGTCATCTGCGCCGGCACCACACCACCTTCACCGGTTGACTTCTTCACCTCCAGCGCCTTTATCTCATTTCTCAACCGGCTGGCGGAAACCTACGAATACATCATCATCGACACACCGCCGGTTCTGGTATCAGCCGACGCCCTGGCTCTGGCTGCGAAATCAGACGGCATCCTCCTTGTGACCCGAATGAACCAAACCGATATCCGTGCCCTCACCGAAGCCCGCAAACTCATCAACCAGGCGCAGGCACGAATCCTGGGGGTCGTTGCCAACGGTATCAACCTCAAACACCGCTACGGCTACTATCGATACAAATACCGCTACTACCACTACCGCTATGCGACCAATCCCCAAAAGGCAGAAGGTTAG